The Papaver somniferum cultivar HN1 unplaced genomic scaffold, ASM357369v1 unplaced-scaffold_18, whole genome shotgun sequence genome includes a window with the following:
- the LOC113337759 gene encoding F-box protein At3g07870-like translates to MDFTFFEYNDDQNHELRNPIERVRRLITTPAKGTCFVGSFNGLICLVREEACKPVCICNPFTKEYVNLPEIRIDGDDFDFCTFGFGYLPSTIEYKVVAIHVSKTKLIEVYIYTLGSGNGWRDLGKFNSEFCPMYNQRHEHGSFANGSIYWAGANLQTILTFDLIEEKFCGHFAPPPSPPDTDLESHTIGVLGEFLYISILDDEEEGFDIWLLKMKNDNHDKKEGEEHRPSEWSKELWVNERHSLALTKRGDVLTYISIDNYLNIYDTKASTSKPLVDFKEFVCRVFPHKNTFVSLKELGEKDTEIIKSVKGGRKP, encoded by the coding sequence ATGGATTTTACTTTTTTTGAATATAATGATGATCAGAATCATGAGTTAAGAAACCCCATTGAGAGAGTTAGAAGGCTGATTACAACACCAGCTAAGGGTACTTGCTTTGTTGGTTCCTTTAATGGTTTAATCTGTCTTGTTAGAGAAGAAGCATGTAAACCTGTTTGTATTTGCAATCCTTTCACCAAAGAGTATGTCAACCTTCCAGAAATCAGGATAgatggtgatgattttgatttttgcaCATTCGGATTTGGTTACCTTCCTTCAACAATTGAGTACAAAGTGGTAGCAATACATGTGTCCAAGACCAAGCTTATAGAAGTCTACATATACACACTAGGCAGTGGCAATGGATGGAGAGACCTCGGAAAGTTCAATTCTGAATTCTGCCCTATGTATAATCAACGTCATGAACATGGTAGCTTTGCCAATGGATCTATTTATTGGGCTGGCGCTAATCTACAAACGATCTTGACCTTTGACTTGATTGAGGAAAAGTTCTGCGGACATTTTGCACCTCCTCCTTCCCCACCAGACACTGATTTGGAAAGTCATACAATAGGGGTtttgggtgaatttttgtatatttcTATACTTGATGACGAAGAAGAAGGTTTTGACATATGGCTATTAAAAATGAAGAATGATAATCACGACAAGAAAGAGGGAGAGGAACATCGCCCATCGGAATGGAGTAAAGAGCTTTGGGTTAATGAAAGACATTCATTAGCCCTTACGAAGAGGGGGGATGTTTTAACTTACATTAGTATTGATAACTATCTCAACATTTACGACACAAAAGCTTCAACCTCGAAACCGCTTGTGGATTTTAAGGAATTTGTTTGTCGAGTATTCCCTCACAAGAACACCTTTGTATCTTTGAAAGAATTAGGGGAAAAAGATACGGAAATAATCAAGTCAGTTAAAGGAGGCAGAAAGCCGTGA